One region of Polaribacter pectinis genomic DNA includes:
- a CDS encoding DUF1853 family protein produces the protein MHQKTKDIQKRYDGFLQTNCLWKDNAVYDLKQFKIESKSMKFDTEINEKLRLGKYIEKFVSFELEQETTIEILCENIQIQKDKITLGELDCIISKNKKPIHLEIIYKFYLYDNTFGTNEIEHFIGPNKKDSLVEKLDKLKHKQLPLLYSKECTEYLKTLNLENNKIEQQVYFKAQLFVPFSNRNIKLKQLNSDCVIGFYINKDELNQFTECKFYIPNKKNWLVIPHQNVEWQSFYQFKENSLEYLERQFSPLCWLKKPNGEIEKFFLVWWKSLD, from the coding sequence ATGCATCAAAAAACAAAAGACATTCAGAAAAGATATGATGGTTTTCTACAAACAAATTGTTTGTGGAAAGACAATGCTGTATATGATTTAAAGCAATTTAAAATCGAATCGAAATCAATGAAATTTGATACTGAAATCAATGAAAAACTACGTTTAGGAAAATACATTGAAAAGTTTGTTTCGTTTGAATTGGAACAAGAAACTACTATTGAAATTTTATGTGAGAATATTCAAATTCAGAAAGATAAAATTACATTAGGGGAATTAGACTGTATTATATCAAAAAATAAAAAACCTATTCATTTAGAAATTATTTATAAATTCTATTTGTATGATAACACCTTTGGTACAAATGAAATTGAACATTTTATTGGTCCGAATAAAAAAGATTCTTTGGTTGAAAAGTTAGACAAACTTAAACATAAACAGTTACCACTTCTCTACTCTAAAGAATGTACAGAGTATTTAAAAACACTGAATTTAGAAAATAACAAAATTGAGCAACAAGTCTATTTTAAAGCACAATTATTTGTTCCGTTTTCAAATAGAAATATCAAATTAAAACAATTAAATTCTGATTGTGTAATTGGTTTTTACATCAATAAAGATGAATTAAATCAATTTACAGAGTGTAAATTTTACATTCCTAATAAAAAAAATTGGTTGGTAATTCCGCACCAAAATGTAGAATGGCAATCTTTTTATCAATTTAAAGAAAATTCTTTAGAATATTTAGAAAGACAATTTTCTCCTCTTTGTTGGCTGAAAAAACCAAATGGAGAAATTGAAAAGTTCTTTTTGGTTTGGTGGAAATCATTAGATTAA
- a CDS encoding DUF2461 domain-containing protein produces MQFEKSTFKYLQDLQKNNNRDWFADHKETYLKAQQNAKDVFAEIHLNLQKHDEIEKSKMMRIYRDVRFSKDKTPYKAHFANSYSRLGKELRGGYFLRIRPGESFLAGGFWEPSKEDLFRIRKEIELDASEIKDILEEKNYKKHFGGKFESFSELKTAPRGFDKEHPDVDLLRKKGFIATKNFTDEEVLSPNFIQEVDKSFKALRPFFNLFSDILTTNLNGERII; encoded by the coding sequence ATGCAATTCGAAAAATCTACTTTTAAATACTTACAAGATTTACAAAAAAATAACAATAGAGATTGGTTTGCAGACCACAAAGAAACCTATTTAAAAGCGCAACAAAATGCGAAAGATGTATTTGCAGAGATTCATTTAAACTTGCAAAAACATGATGAAATAGAGAAATCTAAAATGATGCGTATTTATAGAGATGTTCGTTTTTCTAAAGATAAAACACCTTATAAAGCTCATTTTGCAAATTCATATTCTAGATTAGGAAAAGAATTAAGAGGTGGTTATTTTTTAAGAATTAGACCAGGAGAATCTTTTTTAGCTGGCGGATTTTGGGAACCGAGTAAAGAAGACTTATTCCGAATTCGTAAAGAAATTGAGTTAGATGCATCAGAAATAAAAGACATTTTAGAAGAGAAGAATTACAAGAAACATTTTGGTGGAAAATTCGAAAGTTTTAGCGAATTAAAAACTGCTCCTAGAGGTTTTGATAAAGAACATCCAGATGTAGATTTATTGCGTAAAAAAGGTTTTATTGCAACCAAAAATTTTACGGATGAGGAAGTTTTATCTCCAAATTTTATACAAGAAGTAGACAAAAGTTTTAAAGCTTTGCGTCCGTTTTTTAATCTATTTAGTGATATTCTAACCACAAATTTAAACGGAGAAAGAATTATTTAA
- a CDS encoding TetR/AcrR family transcriptional regulator produces MSKKTSFNKANILNKVTLLFYSKGYCATSMEDIVSVSGLNRSSIYNSFGSKLELFIECFNNCESKYRRDIQNIIMASTNPLKTIRELLEFSINESNKEYLIPNYISETNNKEPQIIRLVKNQQSYILDLFEDLVKRGQNLGSINNSKSSKVYANYLITSYYGLQIMKSASDIDYKLQNVIYNIISVIE; encoded by the coding sequence ATGTCTAAAAAAACTTCTTTTAATAAAGCTAATATTTTGAATAAAGTAACTTTACTTTTTTATTCAAAAGGGTATTGTGCTACTTCTATGGAAGATATTGTTTCTGTAAGTGGATTGAATAGATCTAGTATTTACAATTCATTTGGAAGTAAACTAGAATTGTTTATTGAGTGTTTTAACAATTGCGAATCTAAATACAGAAGAGATATTCAGAACATAATAATGGCTTCTACAAATCCATTAAAAACTATTCGAGAACTTTTAGAATTCTCTATTAATGAATCTAATAAAGAATACTTAATTCCGAATTATATTTCTGAAACAAATAATAAAGAGCCCCAAATAATTAGATTGGTAAAAAATCAACAATCATATATTTTAGATTTATTTGAAGATCTTGTAAAAAGAGGACAAAATTTAGGTTCTATAAACAATAGTAAATCTAGCAAAGTATATGCGAATTATTTGATAACTTCTTATTATGGATTGCAAATAATGAAAAGTGCTTCTGATATTGATTACAAACTTCAAAATGTAATTTACAATATCATTTCTGTGATAGAATAG
- a CDS encoding MATE family efflux transporter encodes MNKLASDLGTEKISKLLIKQAVPATIGILVMSLNMIVDTIFVGQWIGVLAIAAITVVLPIAFLISSIGMGIGIGGSSIISRALGANNSEKAFLTFGNQICLTVILAILFVTLGNVFSVPILNLFGAKGDILPIASEYFGVIIYGVPFLAFAMMGNPVIRAEGKPKFAMYAMMVPAVLNVVLDIIFIKVFDWGMYGAGLATSLSYASCGLYILYFFLSSKSELKIIPKNFKLDFKIVREIVELGGVSIVRQGAISILMIVLNYSLFTYGGEISIAVFGIINRVMMFALSPVLGVSQGFLPVAGFNIGAEKNNRVKETIKKSIYFGSIVGTIIFIGIVIFKEQIIWVFTNDATLLEKTPNAMLIVFLVTPIVTMQLIGSAYFQAAGKAMPALFLTLLKQGIFLIPLAYFLPMYFGVNGVWWSFPIADTLSTIITIIVLKREVNKNLQ; translated from the coding sequence ATGAATAAACTAGCAAGCGATTTAGGTACCGAAAAAATAAGTAAATTATTGATAAAACAAGCTGTTCCTGCAACAATAGGAATTCTTGTAATGTCTTTAAACATGATTGTAGACACCATTTTTGTTGGACAATGGATTGGTGTATTAGCAATCGCAGCAATTACTGTGGTTTTACCAATTGCATTTTTAATTTCATCTATTGGAATGGGAATTGGAATTGGTGGAAGTTCCATCATATCAAGAGCTTTAGGTGCTAATAATTCTGAAAAAGCTTTTTTAACGTTTGGAAATCAGATTTGTTTAACTGTAATTCTTGCCATTCTTTTTGTAACGCTTGGTAATGTTTTTAGTGTTCCTATTTTGAATTTATTCGGCGCAAAAGGCGATATTTTACCAATTGCATCAGAATATTTTGGGGTAATTATTTATGGAGTTCCTTTTTTAGCTTTTGCTATGATGGGAAATCCTGTAATTAGAGCAGAAGGAAAACCTAAATTTGCCATGTATGCAATGATGGTTCCTGCAGTTTTAAACGTGGTTTTAGATATTATATTTATAAAAGTTTTCGATTGGGGAATGTATGGCGCAGGTTTAGCAACATCTCTTTCTTATGCAAGTTGTGGTTTATATATTTTATATTTCTTTTTATCTTCTAAAAGTGAATTAAAAATTATCCCAAAGAACTTTAAATTAGATTTTAAAATTGTAAGAGAAATTGTTGAGCTTGGTGGAGTTTCTATCGTTAGACAAGGTGCAATTAGTATTTTAATGATTGTTTTAAATTATTCGCTTTTTACTTATGGAGGAGAAATTTCTATTGCCGTATTTGGGATTATCAATAGAGTTATGATGTTTGCTTTATCTCCTGTTTTAGGTGTCTCTCAAGGATTTTTACCAGTTGCTGGTTTTAATATTGGTGCAGAAAAAAATAACAGAGTTAAAGAAACTATTAAGAAATCAATCTATTTTGGGTCCATTGTAGGAACTATTATTTTTATAGGAATTGTTATATTTAAAGAACAAATTATTTGGGTTTTTACCAATGATGCAACATTGTTAGAAAAAACCCCAAATGCAATGTTAATTGTCTTTTTAGTAACCCCAATTGTAACGATGCAATTAATTGGATCTGCCTATTTCCAAGCTGCAGGAAAAGCGATGCCTGCATTATTTTTAACACTTCTAAAACAAGGAATTTTCTTAATTCCTCTAGCCTATTTTTTACCAATGTATTTTGGTGTAAATGGTGTTTGGTGGTCTTTCCCAATTGCAGATACACTATCTACAATTATTACAATTATCGTTTTAAAAAGAGAAGTAAATAAAAACCTTCAGTAA
- a CDS encoding acyl-CoA thioesterase: protein MDSVFSVKFKVKISDIDDLNHVNNVSYVKWMDTVAFEHLAYLTKDNPLSEYVWVVMKHEIEYLKQAVLGDEVIGKTWVGETRGFTSIRYINFYKDDVVILKAKTTWAMLDAKTYKPVRIRENVLKVLQPNK from the coding sequence ATGGATTCAGTTTTTAGTGTAAAATTTAAAGTTAAAATCTCTGATATAGATGATTTGAACCATGTAAACAATGTTTCCTATGTAAAATGGATGGATACTGTTGCTTTTGAACATTTAGCCTATTTAACAAAAGATAATCCATTGTCTGAATATGTTTGGGTGGTTATGAAACACGAAATAGAGTATTTAAAACAAGCGGTTTTAGGAGATGAAGTTATTGGTAAAACCTGGGTTGGAGAAACAAGAGGTTTTACTTCTATACGTTATATTAATTTTTATAAAGATGATGTTGTAATACTAAAAGCAAAAACTACTTGGGCAATGTTAGATGCAAAAACATATAAGCCAGTAAGAATTAGAGAAAACGTTTTAAAAGTATTACAACCAAACAAATAA
- a CDS encoding DEAD/DEAH box helicase, which yields MSTFSALGITKEYIQSIKELGIYKPSEIQEKAIPILLKGKTDFIGLAQTGTGKTAAFGLPILNNIDATSDNIQALILSPTRELVQQIKKQLFKFTKYNEEKIFVEAVFGGEKIDRQIGNLKRTTHVVVATPGRLIDLIERGDIDISHVKTVVLDEADEMLSMGFKQDLNRILKFTTKNDRNTWLFSATMPEEIKKIVKTYMDANAPRVEINPDSLVNENIRHQFARTTIKEKTGKIITFLEKRDAQRGIIFCRTKAGAQNLADELIEEGFSAAALEGDMQQKERDKVMRAFKNESLQYLVSTDVSARGIDVRDLEFVIHHQLPEQLDYYTHRSGRTARAGKTGISLAFVLPYEIERIHEIQKDLNIKFTEVDI from the coding sequence ATGTCAACATTTTCAGCATTAGGTATTACCAAAGAATATATACAGTCTATTAAAGAATTAGGAATTTATAAACCTTCAGAAATTCAAGAGAAGGCAATACCTATTTTATTAAAAGGTAAAACCGATTTTATTGGTTTAGCACAAACAGGAACAGGAAAAACAGCAGCTTTTGGTTTGCCAATTCTTAATAATATAGATGCTACATCAGATAATATTCAGGCTTTAATTTTATCGCCAACAAGAGAACTGGTGCAGCAAATTAAGAAGCAGTTATTCAAGTTTACAAAATATAATGAAGAAAAAATCTTTGTAGAAGCTGTTTTTGGTGGAGAAAAAATTGACAGACAAATTGGTAATTTAAAAAGAACTACACATGTTGTTGTGGCAACTCCAGGAAGATTAATCGATTTAATTGAAAGAGGAGATATAGATATCAGTCACGTTAAAACAGTTGTTTTAGATGAAGCTGATGAAATGTTAAGCATGGGTTTTAAACAAGATTTGAATAGAATCTTAAAGTTTACAACTAAAAACGACAGAAATACTTGGTTATTTTCTGCAACAATGCCAGAAGAAATAAAAAAGATTGTAAAAACTTATATGGATGCTAATGCGCCAAGAGTTGAAATAAATCCTGATTCTTTAGTAAATGAAAACATTAGACATCAATTTGCTAGAACTACAATCAAAGAAAAAACAGGGAAAATTATTACCTTTTTAGAAAAAAGAGATGCACAAAGAGGTATCATTTTTTGTAGAACAAAAGCTGGAGCGCAAAATTTAGCAGATGAATTAATAGAAGAAGGTTTTTCTGCAGCTGCTTTAGAAGGAGATATGCAACAAAAAGAACGTGATAAAGTAATGCGTGCTTTTAAAAATGAAAGTCTACAATATTTAGTTTCTACAGATGTTTCTGCACGTGGAATTGATGTTAGAGATTTAGAATTTGTAATTCACCATCAATTACCAGAACAATTAGATTACTATACACATAGAAGTGGAAGAACTGCAAGAGCTGGAAAAACAGGTATATCTTTAGCATTTGTCTTGCCTTATGAAATTGAGAGAATTCACGAAATTCAGAAAGACTTAAACATTAAATTTACTGAAGTAGATATATAA
- a CDS encoding trimeric intracellular cation channel family protein has protein sequence MNLIYVLDILGTFAFAISGALVASDKRFDLFGVIIIAFVTAVGGGMLRDVLINAHPINWIGDLNYFWTILIAVVFTFLFKSKIAHLSKTMFLFDTVGIGVFTLLGLEKALSFGLHPIIALIMGMISAVFGGVLRDVLTNKIPLIFEKEIYASACLAGGITYLILNYFGFPENIIFIISASVIVIIRAVAVKFELQLPKIKDDLFTKN, from the coding sequence ATGAATTTAATTTACGTTTTAGATATTCTTGGAACGTTTGCATTTGCAATTAGTGGAGCTTTAGTGGCTTCAGATAAGAGATTCGATTTATTTGGCGTAATCATTATTGCTTTTGTTACAGCTGTTGGTGGTGGAATGTTACGTGATGTATTAATAAATGCGCATCCAATAAATTGGATTGGAGATCTAAATTACTTTTGGACCATCTTAATTGCAGTTGTTTTTACCTTTCTTTTTAAAAGTAAAATTGCTCATTTAAGCAAAACCATGTTTTTGTTTGATACAGTTGGTATAGGTGTATTTACTTTATTAGGTTTAGAAAAAGCATTGTCCTTTGGTTTACACCCAATTATTGCCCTAATAATGGGAATGATTTCTGCAGTTTTTGGAGGTGTTTTACGTGATGTTTTAACAAATAAAATTCCATTAATTTTCGAAAAAGAAATTTATGCTTCTGCATGTTTAGCTGGTGGAATTACGTATTTAATTTTGAATTATTTTGGATTTCCAGAAAATATTATTTTTATAATTTCTGCATCTGTAATTGTTATTATTAGAGCAGTTGCTGTAAAATTTGAATTGCAATTACCAAAAATTAAAGACGATTTATTTACTAAAAACTAA
- a CDS encoding MaoC family dehydratase, which yields MKPLEFTDFSEFKLMLGKELPTGNWYTITQEMINNFANATLDKQWIHIDEKRAEKESPFKSTVAHGFMSVAMISRMLEEAFTIKSVKMGLNYGINKVRFPSPVPVNSELRMLSSVKEIEELANNGIKVTFSCTIEIKGQQKPACVAEFIAALFE from the coding sequence ATGAAACCATTAGAATTTACAGATTTCTCCGAATTTAAATTAATGTTAGGTAAAGAATTACCAACAGGAAATTGGTACACAATTACCCAAGAAATGATTAACAATTTTGCCAACGCAACGTTAGACAAACAATGGATTCATATTGATGAAAAAAGGGCAGAGAAGGAGAGTCCTTTTAAAAGCACAGTTGCACATGGTTTTATGTCTGTTGCCATGATTTCTAGAATGTTAGAAGAAGCTTTTACAATTAAAAGTGTAAAAATGGGACTGAATTATGGAATAAATAAAGTTCGTTTTCCAAGTCCTGTTCCTGTAAATAGTGAATTAAGAATGTTGAGTTCTGTAAAAGAAATTGAAGAGTTAGCAAACAACGGAATTAAAGTAACCTTTTCTTGTACTATAGAAATAAAAGGGCAACAAAAACCAGCTTGTGTAGCAGAGTTTATTGCTGCTTTGTTTGAATAA
- a CDS encoding helix-turn-helix transcriptional regulator, with the protein MKNTLKVQRAILDLTQDDLAKAIGVSRQTINSIEKSRYVPSTVLALKLSAIFKIPVNEFFKLEEDD; encoded by the coding sequence ATGAAGAACACACTTAAAGTACAACGTGCAATATTAGATTTAACACAAGATGATTTAGCAAAAGCAATTGGTGTTTCTAGACAAACTATCAATTCTATTGAAAAGAGTAGGTATGTACCATCAACAGTTTTAGCATTAAAATTATCAGCAATATTTAAAATACCAGTAAATGAGTTTTTTAAATTAGAAGAAGATGATTAA
- a CDS encoding T9SS type A sorting domain-containing protein: MILKSKFSFFFVLFIIFTNTIKSQHSIARQWNEELLEAIRKDFARPTVHARNLFHSSAIMYDAWAIFDDTAQTIFLGNTFGNYTTDYTPIAVPANKDEATKEIISYALFRLLNHRFKNSPNASETLNSLETFFTSLGYDKDFVSVDYNSGSYAALGNYMAEKMIDFGMQDGANETNSYRNKYYRTVNNPLVLKLYEDNSNIDPNRWQPLAFDVFIDQSGNPFPFNTPEFLSPEWGEVIPFSLNKNDLEILNNNFDSYIYNNPGAPVYIQESNEDGIDDPYKWNFSLVIAWSAHLDPNDNETMNISPNSIGNVPISDFPSTFTEYKEFYNFENGGDTGKGYLINPRTGRKYQNNIVKRADYARVLAEFWADGPDSETPPGHWFTILNYVSDHPQSKKTFGNSNTELPTLEWDVKSYLVLAGAMHDSAINTWGIKGYYDFIRPISAIRYMASKGQSSNKNLPSYNPHGLPLIENLIEVIKTGDPLAGNNDENVGKVKVKSWKGPDFITNPDTDLAGVDWILGTHWWPYQRPSFVTPPFAGYLSGHSTFSRAASEVLTLITNDSYFPGGVGTFDVKQNEFLVFEEGPTEDFTLQWATYRDASDQTSLSRIWGGIHPPIDDIKGRIIGDKIGKEAFSRAEKYFSGTLNIDSNSIENNISIYPNPFVETITINTLNKDNYIVDIYNLIGKKVHSEFINSAKKTISLLNLQSGIYFIKVNSLDGKNQFVKKVIKSKK, from the coding sequence ATGATTTTAAAGAGCAAATTTTCATTTTTTTTCGTACTATTTATTATATTTACTAATACTATTAAAAGTCAACATTCTATTGCTAGACAATGGAATGAAGAACTTTTAGAAGCAATTAGAAAAGATTTTGCTAGACCAACTGTTCATGCAAGAAACTTATTCCATTCATCTGCAATTATGTATGATGCTTGGGCAATTTTCGATGACACTGCACAAACTATATTTTTAGGAAATACTTTTGGCAATTACACAACAGACTACACTCCTATTGCTGTTCCAGCAAATAAAGACGAAGCAACAAAAGAAATTATTAGTTATGCTTTGTTTAGATTATTGAACCATCGCTTTAAAAATTCTCCTAACGCATCAGAAACACTTAATTCTTTAGAAACTTTTTTCACTTCTTTAGGATATGATAAAGACTTTGTTTCTGTAGATTATAATTCTGGTTCTTACGCTGCTCTAGGAAACTATATGGCAGAAAAAATGATTGATTTTGGAATGCAAGATGGAGCAAATGAAACAAATAGTTATAGAAATAAATACTACAGGACTGTAAATAACCCTTTAGTTTTAAAACTTTATGAAGACAACAGCAATATAGATCCAAATAGATGGCAACCATTAGCTTTTGACGTATTTATAGATCAATCAGGAAACCCTTTTCCTTTTAATACACCTGAATTTTTAAGTCCAGAATGGGGAGAAGTAATTCCTTTTTCTTTGAATAAAAATGATTTAGAAATCTTAAATAATAATTTTGATTCTTATATATACAACAATCCTGGTGCTCCCGTGTATATACAAGAATCTAATGAAGATGGAATAGACGACCCTTACAAATGGAACTTTTCTCTAGTTATTGCTTGGTCTGCACATTTAGACCCTAATGATAACGAAACTATGAATATTTCGCCAAACTCTATTGGGAATGTACCTATATCAGATTTTCCATCAACATTTACAGAATATAAAGAATTCTATAATTTCGAAAATGGTGGAGACACAGGTAAAGGATATCTAATTAACCCAAGAACTGGTAGAAAATATCAAAACAACATTGTAAAAAGAGCAGATTACGCAAGGGTTTTAGCAGAGTTTTGGGCAGATGGTCCAGATTCGGAAACACCACCTGGACATTGGTTTACAATTTTAAATTATGTAAGCGATCATCCACAATCTAAAAAAACTTTTGGAAACTCTAACACAGAGTTACCAACTTTAGAATGGGATGTTAAAAGTTATCTTGTTTTAGCTGGAGCAATGCATGATTCAGCAATAAATACTTGGGGTATAAAAGGGTATTACGACTTTATACGACCTATTTCCGCAATTAGATACATGGCTTCTAAAGGGCAAAGTTCTAATAAAAATTTACCAAGTTATAACCCTCATGGTTTACCATTAATAGAAAATTTAATTGAAGTAATTAAAACTGGAGATCCTTTGGCGGGTAATAATGATGAAAATGTTGGCAAGGTTAAAGTAAAATCATGGAAAGGCCCAGATTTTATTACCAATCCTGATACAGATTTAGCTGGTGTAGATTGGATTTTGGGTACGCATTGGTGGCCATATCAACGTCCGTCTTTTGTAACTCCTCCGTTTGCAGGATACCTTTCTGGACATTCTACTTTTTCTAGAGCAGCTTCAGAAGTTTTAACATTAATAACAAATGATTCTTATTTTCCTGGAGGAGTTGGAACTTTTGACGTTAAACAAAACGAATTTTTAGTTTTTGAAGAAGGTCCTACAGAAGATTTTACTTTACAATGGGCAACTTATAGAGATGCATCAGACCAAACAAGTTTATCTCGAATTTGGGGCGGTATACACCCACCAATTGATGATATAAAAGGAAGAATTATTGGTGATAAAATTGGAAAAGAAGCTTTTTCTCGTGCTGAAAAATACTTTTCTGGAACTTTAAATATTGATTCAAATTCAATAGAAAACAATATTTCTATTTATCCAAATCCTTTTGTAGAAACTATCACTATTAATACTTTAAACAAAGACAATTATATAGTAGATATCTATAACCTTATTGGTAAAAAAGTACATTCAGAATTTATTAATAGTGCAAAAAAAACTATTTCTCTTTTAAACTTACAATCAGGGATTTACTTTATTAAAGTTAATTCTTTAGACGGTAAAAATCAATTTGTAAAAAAGGTTATCAAATCAAAAAAATAA
- a CDS encoding TolC family protein: MRKYFLVLFLLINSINFAQDKIESVMTLSEYLGYVKNYHPIVKQANLIINNSEAKLLKARGAFDPKIEVDFDKKQFKEKEYYNKLNGAFKIPTWYGVEFKANFEQNEGIYLNPENTVPEDGLYSAGISISLAKGFLMNQRMADIKKAKFFLNQAKEDQQILVNEILYNASITYFNWLKTFNEKKVYEDFLNNAEIRFKGTKKAFMEGEKPAIDTLEAGITLKTRKLNLEKSRIKLVKSSLELSNFLWLNDNTPIELKENIIPDIDAVNSIDASLNIALFNNKNFDINQHPKIKSLGFKIESLTIDKRLKLNSLLPKIDVQYNFLTQNAEQINSLNTQNFKAGINFSMPLFLRKERGDLKLARIKLKDLEFENKTTKVVIKNKVNAIQQELKSYTVQNNYTADIVKDYNTLLKAEERKFFLGESSLFLVNYREAKYIDAKLKAIALENSFFKTKASLFKALVTNF; the protein is encoded by the coding sequence ATGAGAAAGTACTTTTTAGTTTTATTTTTATTGATAAATTCTATCAATTTTGCACAAGATAAAATTGAGTCTGTAATGACTTTATCAGAATATCTAGGATACGTAAAAAACTATCATCCTATTGTTAAACAAGCCAATTTAATCATCAATAATAGTGAGGCAAAACTATTAAAAGCAAGAGGTGCTTTTGACCCTAAAATTGAAGTAGATTTTGATAAAAAACAATTTAAAGAGAAAGAATATTATAATAAATTAAACGGAGCATTTAAAATACCAACTTGGTATGGCGTTGAGTTTAAGGCGAATTTCGAACAAAATGAAGGTATCTATTTAAATCCAGAAAACACAGTTCCAGAAGATGGTTTGTATAGTGCAGGAATTTCAATTTCATTAGCAAAAGGGTTTTTAATGAACCAAAGAATGGCAGACATTAAAAAAGCGAAGTTCTTTTTAAATCAAGCTAAAGAAGATCAACAAATTCTTGTAAATGAAATTTTATATAATGCATCTATTACTTATTTTAATTGGCTAAAAACATTTAATGAAAAAAAAGTATACGAAGATTTTTTAAACAACGCAGAAATTCGTTTCAAGGGAACTAAAAAAGCTTTTATGGAAGGAGAAAAACCAGCTATTGACACTTTAGAAGCAGGAATTACTCTAAAAACAAGAAAGTTAAATTTAGAAAAATCTAGAATTAAATTAGTAAAATCTTCTTTGGAGCTATCTAACTTTTTATGGTTGAATGATAATACACCAATAGAGTTAAAAGAAAATATTATTCCAGATATAGATGCAGTTAACTCAATTGATGCTTCCTTAAATATTGCTCTTTTTAATAATAAAAATTTTGACATTAACCAGCATCCCAAAATTAAATCTTTGGGTTTTAAAATTGAAAGTTTAACTATTGATAAAAGACTAAAATTGAACAGTTTGTTGCCTAAAATTGATGTTCAATATAACTTTTTAACTCAAAATGCAGAACAAATAAATTCATTAAACACACAAAACTTTAAAGCGGGAATCAATTTTAGCATGCCATTATTTTTAAGAAAAGAAAGAGGAGATTTAAAATTGGCTCGAATAAAGTTAAAAGATTTAGAATTTGAAAACAAGACAACGAAAGTTGTTATAAAAAATAAGGTAAATGCAATTCAACAAGAATTAAAATCTTATACAGTACAAAATAATTATACAGCAGATATAGTTAAAGATTACAATACTCTTTTAAAAGCGGAAGAACGCAAATTTTTCTTGGGAGAAAGCTCTCTATTTCTTGTAAACTACAGAGAAGCTAAATATATAGACGCAAAATTAAAGGCAATAGCTTTAGAGAACTCTTTCTTTAAAACAAAGGCTAGTTTATTTAAAGCTTTGGTTACCAATTTTTAA